The Brassica napus cultivar Da-Ae chromosome C1, Da-Ae, whole genome shotgun sequence DNA segment TACAACGCGTCCTAAACAGTTGGACTTAAATGGTTTTAGCTGGAACTGAAAAGTATCCTCAATATATAGATACAATCTTGAATCAATAGTGTTATTACGCACATCATATATACAGAGCTAATAAAACTGTAGAGCTAATATTTTtcgattaaaatttataattttctccATTTATAGTTCAAAAAACTTGACAAGAACGAGACAAACCGTTATCGTATATAGGATTTAAGTAACTGGTCATAACCCACCACAACAGGATGATTGTTAATcatacacacaaaaaaacacaaCATTACATGTCTCAACTCATCAACGGGTATTAAGGTAATGAACTCCACATTCTTTTATCATCCATTCTTCTCTGTTGACTCCAAATTCAAAGAAAAGTTCGTCTGAAGTCACGTCTGCTTCGAATTCAAAGATGTACAGATGTTCCGTTAAAGGGGGTAACAGAATGTGGTAACTTGGGCTGCACGGGACATCGAGGCTATTCTGTTTGATCCCATGATGTACATGCACTGTTTCTCCTTTACCAGCTTTAACCTCATCTTCACTAACCAGCAAGATGCAAGCCTTCCATATCACTGATGAAGGTGAAGGCCTCTATCACTGATAAGGAACTTGGAAGCTGTGGGAGTGATAAGAGCTCTTTCCATCCGTTGAGTACAAGACGACGAAGACGAGAGCTTCTCTTGATCCAAGGAGGAATCTCTTGTATTTCTGTGTTGCTCATGACCAAATCTGTCATGATGTCAAGAACATGAGGGAACTCCTTGAGGTTCTCGTCGTATGACAGACGCAATTCATCTAGATGAGGCCACAACCTGATCGATGAAGGCACTTCTTTAATCGCAGTTCCAGTTAGATTCATCCACTAAAATCCAAATCCGTGAGATTAGTGGCGTTTCCAATAGAGGAAGGGACTCCCACTAAACTTGAGCATTCACTGAGATTCAACTTTTCGAGATGAATGGCATTCCCAATAGAGTAAGGGAGCTCTACCAAACTTGAACATCTAGCGAGATCCAACTTGTTGAGATGAATGGCATTCCCAATAGAAGATGGAAGCTCCACTAAACTTGAACATCCTCTCAGATCTAATTCCTGTAGACTTGTGGCAGTCGAGAGACTAGAAACATCCTTCAAGTTTTTAGACTCACTCAGATTCACCCACTTGAGATTGCTAAGCGGCTGACGGacaaaatcaacaagaacacattTGTTACATGCTATTAGTCTAGGTTTTTCATGTTACATTACTGTACAAATCTGATCAAATAATAACGATAATAAATTGGTTAAAAACATATGATATTCTTATGTTACTTACTTTAGTTCCTTTCCACAAATTCTCAAGTTTGCTTTCACGCATGATTAGTTCCACGAGGAGCTCTGGGTTGGGAATACAATGCAAACATGTCATCGGAAAATAGCTCCAATCTAGTAATCTAAGTTTGCGAGATAAATAGCTTGCTCCACCAAATAGATGAAATGTATCTCCTTCACCATCACGTTCCACTCTGAATCTTAAGAACTGGAGATTAGACATTCCTTCAAAGGCTCTCTCACTCATATATATTTCGTCTCTATAGAACGTTATGCCAATAACACTTGTACTACCCTGATAACAGAACCAAAAATAAGGTATAGATGATTGTAGTTTGTAACGAGCAGTACTGCAATAAAACACTAAAAGCAAAACTTACCGCTGCATCATCAGCCAGTACTTCACAAATCTCTCTTTCATCGACCAGAAACTGGCGTTGTCCAGGCTCACTGGACTGTTTGCGGACAATATCTCTACCCAGCTGGACTAGCAGATCATGCATATCCACATATACACTTTCCAAAGATATGAGAGACTTATCGGCTAAGACGTCAAGCCGTTGCCTCATATTAGAAAATCTCGTTGAAAGATGCTCTGCCACTTTCTCTATCATAACATAGTTGAAAAAGCAGGCAATATGAAgaaacaaatctttattttcttgagaTAATGCGTTATAACCGAACATCAAAATGCTCTCAATTTCTCCATCAAGGCATCTCCATAGCTCTGGTAGTTCATTCTCCCACTCCTGCTTGGACATTCCACGAAAATAAGATCCCATAACCCTTAGTCCCAAAGGGAGGTTCCCGGCGAGTGTTGTAACTTCCCATACGAGGTTCTCAAAACCATCTTCAGGGGACTTTTTACCAAAAGCATACATACAAAACATCTGAATAGCCTCACAGTCTGACGGAAAATCAACCTTGTAAATATCAGTGATCCCATGTGCCTTCAAAATCTTACGATCTTGCGTTGTAATGATAATCCGACTTCCATTACCAAACCACCCAGTTTTTTTGGCCATGGCTTCTAGTTGTACTAACCGATCAACGTTATCAAGAACAACAAGAACTTTCTTGTCATTCAGTCTTTCTTGTGCAACTCCCAAGTGAGAAATCTTGAAATCTTCCTTCTGGTTGGTTAATCGAGACAGAAACATTTGCTGCAAATGCAACTTCACGTTGTAGTCGTCTGAACAAACCGGTGGAGTACACATtgctttgacattcatcataaaGACACTGTATTGAAAAGTATGGGATAGTTGATTGAACAGACACCTAGCAATGGTGGTCTTGCCAATCCCAGCCGGCCCCCAAATCCCTATCATCCTCACTTCATCCAAATCTGTGCCTAAAACCAGCGAAATCTTGTTCATGTGAGCTTCCATCCCAGTGAATTCATCGAAATCTCTTGACGGCGTGGAGTTAAACAACTTTTTTGCAACATCAGTGGCAACATCTTCGATCATTTTTGCCTCATTATCCCTTATACAacatattcaatatatatatatatatatcaattaaattgTTCAAAAGACATTCATATATAGTTTGATTTGTGCTTGGAAAGATTTTAAAGACGAACCAGTTCTTTGAATGGTAACCAGCGAGTGTGGCCACTTTTGCTAGAGCTTTACTCCATTTTCTAATAACCTCATTTTTTTTACCTTTACAAGTTTTCTTAAAGACTTTCCCAAACTCACCGGCCTGCTTCTTGACATCACTTGGATTCACTTCATAGAAAACAGGCATCACTGTTTGACCTAACTCTTCCTTACACTTCATAATCTCCACTAACTCGTCAAGACACCAAGAGGAAGAAGCGTATCTTTTCGAGAGCAACACAATCGCAATTCTTGATCCTTGAATTGCCTTCTTGAGCTCAGGGCCGATAAACTCTCCTCTAGTGATCTCGTTATCGATGAACAGGTTGATTCCTTTGATCCCACACTCCTTGAGAAGATGACTGAGAAAGGATTTACGGACGTCTTTTCCGTGGAAGCTAGGGAAGACATCGTGTATGCAGTTACGAGTCAAAGTTGACTTGggagatggtggagatggtgatgaagaagaataagcaattattttgttttcttggacTCTGAACTTtccataaacaaaagaaaagattctACTACACAAAAGCGTAGCAATTATCACAAGGATAAGGTAAAGATCCATTACTACGCTGGAGAGAAGATCTATAGATCACAGAGGTTTTACGAGATAGAGAGTAATGATTTACAAAGAGGTTTTGTATAATCTAATGAGAAAACGTTGACTGTAAACATGCCATCTGATTATCACATATTTAACTAAAAATGTAAACCGGTTCGGTTAATGCATGGTTCTTAAGAAACTGTAATTGAAATCACAAACCGGTATGGTTAGTGAACTTGTTCACAACCTCTTGTTCCATTCCTACAAATTAGAACCTTAACTCTCTCCATTGATACTCATCTCTAGCTTCTTCCTCACTCGGTACCTTTCCCAGCAAGTCAAAACCTTTCTTATCCACGGTCCATGttggtaaaataatttttttcattgtcACCTTTTATATTAAACTGctaaatataaaactgcaacatatataaatcttatatacataaattttatttcaaaactgtaaaatacattaataaaagaataatataacttatataaaaaaataaaagatgcaAAAAGTTctattataaaagaaaagaagatgaacATATTAGAATATAGTTGTAAAAATaggatatattaaaattaatttcaaaactgtaaaatacattaataaaagaataatataacttacataaaaaataaaagatgcaaaaaagttctattataaaagaaaagaagatgaacATATTAGAATATAGTTGTAAAAATaggatatattaaaattaactaGTCATAATTAACATCTAAGTCATACCTGTAAAAGTAAGAATCAATCAGTAAGGTTTTGTTTATGGACAGACTATACAAAAATATGCCCTATAatttttctacaaaaatatCCAACAGAAGCGAATGTTTCAAATTTCTTTAGGCAGGCACGGCTCTGGCTGTCCTACTTACAGTATATGTTAATTTGAAGGGAGATGTTATGGATTCATAGGTGTAGCATATATTTATACAACGTGATTAGTGGGTTGGAGACAAATAAAAATACTGCTAATATAATCAGTAAACTAGATTTCGATCtgcgcaaccgcgcggatttttgttttcatttatttttatataaacattttatttttaattctaaattggtatatatattataatatatatgtgtctatcaatttttaaaatataataaatttacggtatatttattttattgaatatattgtttcaaacttttacatgtatttgtatcttcttctatatatatatatttgaattattatttcattactaatattgtaaatatatatatatatatatataaatattagtaaaatattgttttattgttatattcaaagatattgtaacatttcacaaatttagaaagttttttaaaaaattaaacttttcgattcatagatttatattatcgagtaaaaaattaaacatttagtttttgtttaatttttaaaataaactatatagttttaaatttttttattggtttaaggtactaaagattaatcattgttagataatatgatttttgttatttaaaaaaaaatctttataattttaaaggttaacatcgataaatatttaaataattaacatatggagatattgtattacaacattaaattatatctatttaatttacactatctataaattcaatggatcatctattgtttaaatcgaattattgatagcccaacaAAAATTTCTGATAagtctaaaatttaaatgataagattatagatgaaatgtaacatgactttataGGAATAAGTCCATTAGGTTTAGTTTtgaaaaaatcacacatgaatcaaagtcgtgacttctattttaatatataagataagaaaaGTATACTTACTCTCTTGGTCAACAAAAAATAGTCTCATATACCAAATTACTGAATTGAAAGTCTTTGTATATATCTCTCATATACCAAAACTATCGAGACTTTCCAATTTCAATTACTCTGCTACCATTAAGTCAAAAAATTTCCACCTCTCCTTTCTTAACCTCGTCCCAAAGGTACTGTAACCGGCTCACATACTTAATGATGAAAGGAAggtaaaaattaaagaaaaccaAACCGGCTAAAAACCGCACATAACCGGAAAAGGAATACAGCGGCCCATAGCCAAGTACGACAATATTAGTTAGTTATTAACTTATCATAGAGATACATTTCAGAAGGAAGATGCATGGAGAGAAGATAACGATGAAAGAGTTATATATATAGCCTTTTCATTATTCAAATCAACATGAATATCATCAAGAGTTGGAGTTTGTCGATGCAGGAGTATGCATTTCATGATGGAAACAGCTACAGAAATAGTCGAGGCAAACTGGCGGATCCCCTGAGATCGGACAGCTATACTTCTGCTTCACACAATCTTCATCTGTTTTACATTCTACAATATTCTGCGTCACAGTCTCTTTCACCATGCCTGTTAATCATTCGTTTACACACCAAAATAGTTAGACATATTAAGGATGTAACATATCAAATGATCGAGATCATTAAACGGATAATGCTTACATGACGAGACCAGGAGGAGGATGGCAAGAAATGCTGAGattttctccattttttttatatattgtccTACTTATATGTTTGAAGGGAGATGATTATGGATTCACAGGTGCAGCATCTATTTATACAACGTGATTAGTGGGTTGAAggacaaataaatatattgccAATATAATCAGTCGATAATGAAAGTATTTTTCCTTACAGTCCTGGTCAACAAAAAATAGTCTTTGTATATATCTCTCATATACCAAATTAGTGAATTGAAAGTCTTTGTATATATCTCTCATATACCAAAAATGTTGAGgactttcaaatttaaattactcTGTTACCATATTAAGTCAGGAACTTCCACCTCTCTTTTCTTAATCTCGTCCCAAAGGTACTGTAACCAGCTCACATACTTGATCTTCCTTGTACAATCTGCAATGTTTCTTATACGTGGTGTTTAGATGATGACGAAAGGAAggtaaaaattaaagaaaaccaAACCTCAAGAGCTTTGCTGTAGATGTTCGTTTCTCTCCGCAAGTGAGTCTCTCGTGTGCTGAAGTTCAACTCTTTTATATAGTATTGTTTGTTAATCTCTGATTAAGTAAAAGaaagtttatttctttttggtttttggttgtGAAAAGATGAATGTGGAAGCTGTGAAAGAAAAGCTGTGGAAGAAATGTGGGACGTCTGTTAATGCTATGGCTTTAGAGCTCTATGATGAAAGTGGCTCCAATGTTGCAGCTCTTAGTGATGATTCAAGACCTCTCGGTTTATACTCCCCTTTTGATGGGTAAATTGGAGCTAATTAGACACAATGTAAACAGTAAACAGAAAATGTAAGCTTTTTACCCTTGCGTTTATATAGAGATAGTATAAACAGAAGAGAATCAAAGCCCGTTTTCTTGATTCGTTCTTGTTGATTCCATCCACAAGTTTTGTAGACCAGCTAGTGCAGAGAGATTCGTCTTGCTTCCATAGGCCCATTAATACTTGTAAGAAACCTCAATAATTGCCCGTTAATATAGTCCCAAAACTATGAAGCAAGCTAATAATCACCACGCGCTGTATTAGCGAACTGTCGACTCGACGCTGCTAACTTTTGTTTTGCAAGTTAAATGGATTTAATTAACCTTATCTTGGATGTTCTGATATCGTGTGTAGCGAACTGTCTAGATAGTCAATTCGTATGCATACTTCTTACAAGTGTTTTCTAGTATTGGGTTTTGTTGTTGTCGTTTTTTGTCTTGTCTCCATCACGTAGAGAAATTTAAGAGAACATGCATGTTTCACACTGTAAAGTGTCCCACAAGGCTAAgcgtattattattattttgacttaaaaaaagattattatatCCAAATCATacctttttgttttgtctttttcttgcTAGTCCATATCTTATTGTTTAGATTTGGCGTCAGAAATTTAAAAGGAGTTTGAAAAAATCCATATTAccatttagttttaaattagaGCCATGTGAAAAAACTCAAATTCAATAACTATAAGAAATAATATGGATGGAGAGACATTAATTTAACATTTCGACCAAAACAATGGATAGAGAGACATTACTATGAAAGTTAGATAAGattagatttgttttttctttgtggGTCTGCAAAAATCAACTGAAAATTAGTATATCTTACGTTTCACAAAGAGTGTTGTTCTAATTTATTGTTTGTTTCTAAAATGTGTCTATagttttaatagaaaattttaattactttaaattagaaaatagtTAATTTATGAACATAAAACAAAACGAATAATTAAATGAGAGAAAAACTCTTAAATGATagttttgtaaaacaaaaatataaatattattgattaTAAAACTAGTGATTAACTaatctttttttggtcaaaaaaaagaaaaaaaaactaatattttttggtCGAAAACTCGTGATTAACTAATCAATCATACTCAataccaaacaaaaataaagtaaGAACGCGTTTGTCACGTGTCAAGTGAACAATCTTATCTCCCTAGATTTGAACTGTCCTCCACAAATAGTGTCTCTTCATTACAGACGTGGATCCCACAAAACCCACAAGtcccatatatattttttctcttcttaaaaagaaaaataaaaattaaaagtcacCGAGGAAGTGCACGCCGGAGAAACTGAGCCAGCTGCGCCGGAGCACTAAGATGAGGCAAATGCCCTTCAGTCTTAAGCGTCTCCACCTTCGTATCACCACCAAGATTATCCCTTAGATACTCCGCCACCGAAGCAGGAACCGAAACATCCTTAGCCGTCTGAATCACACAACAAGGCACCTTCACCAACCCAAGCACACCTCTAAGATCACTATTAAACACCGTCCTCGACACGAACAGAGATATGTCCGGACGCATGTTAAACAACGTCCGGCTAAACTCTCTAACCGCAGCAGGAACATCAGCTCCAACAGCCAACGGCGCGAACCCCTGAACCCAAGCCTCGTAGTTAGCCTCCATAGCCGAGAACACCTTCTCTATCTCCCCTTCCTCGAACCCTCCGTGGTAGTCATCGTCGTTGAGAAACCTAGGAGAAGCTCCTATGAGGATGAGCTTCGAGAAAAGCTCAGGGCGGCGGATGGAAGCGATGATACCGATCATGGCCGAGACGGAGTGGCCCACGTAGGCGCAGTTTTGGATGCCGAGAGAGTCGATGATGTTGAGGAGGTCGTCGACGTAAGGGTCGAGGGTGGTGTATCGGTTGAAGTCGAAGTAGTCGGGGTTGACGCTGCCGGCGCAGACTAGGTCGTAGAGGACGACTCTATACGTGGGGGTGAAGTAAGGGAGGATTAAGTGCCATGCTGATTGGTCTGTACCGAACCCGTGGGCTAGGACTAGGATCCGGTCGCCTGTGCCAACGACCCGGACGTTAAGAGCTTCGAGGATGTTGTGTTGACTCATGTTTTGGGTTTGTTGTTGTGAAgggtaaagaaaagaagaggctactgtttatataaaaaataatatgggTTGGTGTGtgtaatgaaaatgaaaaagaattttttattatgtttattttactttttagtatccaaaatataatttatgctTTTTGAACAAGACTTTTGGATACAAGAATTGCGTTGATTATTCCTCTCCTactatgatatttttaaaaattatataaagatgCTTGAAGGTTGCCGTTGAGATATTCCACAACCATGTTAGATTCTGTCATTTGTGTGTTTATCAACCAATGTCTATCCATTATCCACTTTTATTTGTAATGTGATTACAAGAATAATGTAAAGCATAACACCGTTTTACTAACGTtcattcaaataataaaaagattgaAGACATGAGTAGACAAATGATAAACATTGGATAATTTAGGTTTTTATTTCGATTTGAAAATGAATTAGACGTCATctaagaaacaagaattttaaATAGATTCCAAACTCCAGGCACATGAAAGCTTACTGTAAGTCATAATTATCTACAAATTACAAATCAAAGACTAATGATGTGGTAGAAAGAACTAAATGCATAGGTAACAACATCCAGcctaaaaagaaagaaaatcagcTCTTTTTGAATAATGTTTTCAATCAAAGGGTCGTCCAATCTGCAAGTATGAATGTATGATGCATGAACTAGAGAAATGTATTCCAAGTTCCTTAAACTGTGTGTACACTTATCAATCAAAGTAACTTAAGATTTACAGTAAATCATAACTCTAAAATAGATATAACTAGTCACAGTCAAAAAGAGTTGTATATATGAAAAAACGAATAGGATGTCGACAAAAAAGTTCAATTTgatatttgaaaagaaaaaagcaGAGAATTGAATGTCGACGAATTTGTTGTTATTTGAATACATGTGTTGACTTGTATTCTATTCGTGGGTGCAACACAGTGCCGTGCGAAGGTTTTCGGAGGCCCGAGGCgagttcaaaaatatattttacatgatatatttttaataatatatatatataacactcaaaagttttgaattattacataaacattttctaaatttttttcaccaaaattttataaaataaattttttaaatcatgaACAAAAAGTATGAATttgtaatataaatacaaagatataaatttttgattgaaaTGTTAGTAGCTGTCAAAAATGTAAATCTTAGCATTTAAATTAActataataaactatatattgaaaatattatattttctttatcaaattctcataaatatataaaataaatctaactCATAGCATATAAAAGAAAAGACCAATGTGATCAAATATTTACAGTTTTTCAGCAGTAGAATCTTTatagttttgtttaaaatatagcAAAAATAATCACAAACCTAGTTACTTTAAACAGAAGTccaatttaaattcaaataaaaataaaaatctaactaagaaaatatgttaattaccatgtaaaagtatttttttttttttgtaatttgggGC contains these protein-coding regions:
- the LOC106445297 gene encoding strigolactone esterase D14-like, yielding MSQHNILEALNVRVVGTGDRILVLAHGFGTDQSAWHLILPYFTPTYRVVLYDLVCAGSVNPDYFDFNRYTTLDPYVDDLLNIIDSLGIQNCAYVGHSVSAMIGIIASIRRPELFSKLILIGASPRFLNDDDYHGGFEEGEIEKVFSAMEANYEAWVQGFAPLAVGADVPAAVREFSRTLFNMRPDISLFVSRTVFNSDLRGVLGLVKVPCCVIQTAKDVSVPASVAEYLRDNLGGDTKVETLKTEGHLPHLSAPAQLAQFLRRALPR